GGACATTCGCAGTATTCGAAGAAATATCCCATGTGTCCCAGTAATATCTGTAACCCAGTTGCAGTGACGAGAGTTCATCGAGAGAAAAGACTGTTCGCAGACTTGCAGCCCGTCGGTCTCTTGAATCGGGATAAGCAGGGGAGTAAAATCGCACCCTGCCCAGTTCATTAATGGCAACCACCTGATAGGCATCATTCAGGAAACCGGTATTGTTTGAATACCACAGGTTCATTTGCATTACCCATGCGGGTGAAATATTTTGAGTAAGTCCTGCACTGAGGGAAATAACATTTTTATCCTTTTGCCAGTCTCTGTTGTCAGGAGCGACAATATCCCAACTCTTTACAACACCCAAAGATATTATAGTGTTTTTTAATGCAAAAGGGAGTGAAATGTCGGCCGCAATGGTTCTGGAATAGTAATCATGCTCGGTGGAATAGATTGCATTCAACGAGGCTTTTACCTCGCCAAAAAGCTGAGTGACTCCACCCGTAAATTCGTGTCTTATTTCGTCGGGGAATTTGCCTTCACCCTCGGTTCTTTTGGAAGCAGAGGTGACACCATCCACTCTGAAAAGACTTTTCATTGATGCGGCCGAGATCATGTCGACGAGATACCGTCCATTAATTGAAGTGGTGGCTCCAATTTGTTTTGTAACAGAAATAACGGGATAGGCGACGACTACTCCAAAGTTGTCGAAATAACCGTTCAGATTGACTTGCAACTCGTTTTCGGGCAGATTCTGACCAAATGAGAGAGTTACCAGAATCAGAAAGATAATTAAAGATCTAACCACAACCGCATCCTCCACTCTGTGCTCCCGTGCCACCGACAGATCCTTCGCGATAGTCGAGATGATGTTCAAAAATTCCCTTCTCGAGGGGATTTGAATCAATCATCATAATCGGGTCACCCAAAAGTCCTTTTTCCCAAGGCTTCACGGTGGTACATCCTGCCATAACCAGCAACATCACAATGAGAAAAATAAAATAAAAAAGCTTAATCTTCATTCCATTCTTCTCCATGGCATTGGTAACATGATGGTGCAATTCTGTCTTTTCCTTCGATAAAAGCGGCTCCTCCCTTAAGATTGGATTGATGGCACGAGCCGCTGCTGCATCCTGAAACGGGTGAGAACGGGTCTTTGAAGCCCGGTTTGTGAAAGGCCGTTCCCAGTTTTTCAGTATGTGCATCAAGCCCCTTGGGGAGAGTGGTTTTCTCCTCTTTCGGGAAGGGAAAATCGCATCCTGACAACATAATCAGTGTTAGCGCTAATGCCGGAAAATAGAAAAGTTTCATAAGTTCAATAATTAATGGGGAATGGCATATTACTATTAAATACGATTTCAATTTACACAAAAAACTGAAAATAATCAATTCCGCAGAGGGCATTTTTTTATACTCAAAATGAATAATAATTTCCTGTTTTCAACAGAGGCGGTAGTAAGGGCAGTTGACTGTCTCTTCTAATTGTTTTATGCTTATATTTGGCTTGTTTTATAACAAATTTACATAAGCATGAACGAACTGATTCAATTTGGAATACTTAGTTTTGTGGCATTTTTTACTCTGATAAATCCGGTGGCTACGATGCCTGTCTTTATGACAATGACAGCCTCGCTTGATGAGAAAAACAGGGCGAGGACGGCAAAGAAGGCGTCGATAGCAGCATTGATAACATTGTTGCTTTTTGCATTTTCAGGGCAGTTGTTGTTTAAATTTTTCGGAATATCGGTAAACAGTTTCAGAGTGGTGGGAGGTGTCATATTCTTTATGATGGGGATGGACATGCTTCAAGCCCGCCTGGTTACGGTGAAAATAAAAGAATCTGAAATTCGAAGCTATGTTAACGACATTTCAATTACACCGCTTGCCATACCCATGATTACAGGTCCCGGAGCTATTACAACCTCTATCGTTCTAATGGAACAGGCGGTTACGATAGAGATGAAAGCAGTACTCGTGCTGGTGATTGTCCTTGTACTCCTTCTTACCTGGATTATTTTATTGAGTTCTTCGAAAATCATAAATCTACTCGGTGAGACCGGTAACAATGTTTTGATGAGATTGATGGGACTTATTGTCATGGTTATTGCAGTGGAATTTTTCTTTTCAGGCTTAAAACCAATTCTGGCAGATATTCTCAACTCTAAAATATCATTGTAAATCCTGTTAACCTGGAATAATATTTAAATAATTTAGTATATTCCGCAAGGGACGATAAGTTTTTTGCGAACAATTTTGTCAGGAAAGCACCCTTTCATGCAGCCGGAACATAATTAATGGGAAATTCCATTTTCCTTGGATTGGTTCAAAATACAGCCCTGCTCGTAGCTCTCGGTTTAATTTATAATTTAATCCGGGGGTTGAGTTTTATTTCGAACAGGTATTTCAAACAAATACTTGTAGGAATATTCACGGGTGCTATTGGGATTGCACTTATGGGAACGCCCTGGGTACTGTCTGAAGGAGTTGTTTTTGATACCCGTTCAGTGTTGATTTCGATTGCAGGATTGTTTTTTGGCACGATTCCCACCATAATCGGAATGGTAATGCTTGCCCTGTATAGAATAAGTATGGGTGGCGATGGTGCAAACATGGGGGTGGCAGTCGTAATCGTGACAGGAACCATCGGATTAATATGGAGGCAGGTAAGAAAAGACAGTCTCATCAGGCTTTCTCTGAGCGAGTTGTATCTGTTCGGGCTTCTCGTTCACATCGGTATGATGGCATGCACGATATTGTTGCCTGATGCCACCAGAATGTCGACCATTGCAAAAATAGGAATTCCGGTACTTCTCATTTATCCTGTTGGCGAAATGCTTCTCGGTTGGATGTTGATTGCGGGAGAGAAACACAATCTTACTTTAAAAGCGCTTGCGGAAAGGGAGAAGAGTTTCAGGGGACTTTTTGATACAGT
The nucleotide sequence above comes from Ignavibacteria bacterium. Encoded proteins:
- a CDS encoding NAAT family transporter, whose protein sequence is MNELIQFGILSFVAFFTLINPVATMPVFMTMTASLDEKNRARTAKKASIAALITLLLFAFSGQLLFKFFGISVNSFRVVGGVIFFMMGMDMLQARLVTVKIKESEIRSYVNDISITPLAIPMITGPGAITTSIVLMEQAVTIEMKAVLVLVIVLVLLLTWIILLSSSKIINLLGETGNNVLMRLMGLIVMVIAVEFFFSGLKPILADILNSKISL
- a CDS encoding DUF4266 domain-containing protein, whose amino-acid sequence is MKLFYFIFLIVMLLVMAGCTTVKPWEKGLLGDPIMMIDSNPLEKGIFEHHLDYREGSVGGTGAQSGGCGCG
- a CDS encoding DUF3570 domain-containing protein; this encodes MNIISTIAKDLSVAREHRVEDAVVVRSLIIFLILVTLSFGQNLPENELQVNLNGYFDNFGVVVAYPVISVTKQIGATTSINGRYLVDMISAASMKSLFRVDGVTSASKRTEGEGKFPDEIRHEFTGGVTQLFGEVKASLNAIYSTEHDYYSRTIAADISLPFALKNTIISLGVVKSWDIVAPDNRDWQKDKNVISLSAGLTQNISPAWVMQMNLWYSNNTGFLNDAYQVVAINELGRVRFYSPAYPDSRDRRAASLRTVFSLDELSSLQLGYRYYWDTWDISSNTANVLYQRHLSKNIRAALGWRIYNQTKAYFFLPEYSGPVELMAVDSKLNESVSNEFELSFKFASDVFKNTPLLNSIMKETAELSVGLNFYMRNTLTPDWHSRYRMLYAYIFTLGYKYNF